CGTCGTCATCGGCTCGCGCCGCAAGGACCGCTCGATCACCGACAGTTCGGTCGCGATCGACGTCATCTCGCCCGAAGAGATCACCACGACCGGCTATACGGACATGAACGACGCGCTGCGTACGCTGGTGCCCGCCTTCAACGTCCAGCGCCTCCAGGGCAATGACGGCTCGTCCTTCGTGCGGCCGGTCACGCTGCGCGGCTCGCCGGCCGATCACGTCCTCCTGCTGATGAACGGCAAGCGCCGCCACCGCGCCTCGATCGTGCAGATCGGCACCGGCCACGCGTCGACCTCGGGCTCGCAGGGCCAGGATTTCAACGTCATCCCGCCCATCGCCTTCTCCAACGTGGAAGTGCTGCGCGACGGCGCGTCGGCCCAATATGGCTCGGACGCCATCGCCGGCGTGGTCAATCTGGAGCTGAAGAAGCAGAAGAGCGGCGGCTCGATCATGGCGCAGGCCGGTGAATATTATTCGACCGGCGGCCGCACCTACGACATTCAGGGCCACCTCGCGGTTCCCGTCGGCGAGAACGCCTATTTCAACATTGCCGCCCAATATACCGACCAGGCCAAGGCCTTCGCCAAGAAGGCCCGCCATGCCGGCGCCGAGGCGCTCAAGGCCGCGGGCGTGCCGGGCGTGCCGGCCCATCCCGAAGGCAATCTCGATCCGCGCTACATGGCCTTCAAGTCGGTCTGGAATGCCGGCGTCGAACTGGGCGAGGAAATCGAACTTTATACGTTCGGCAACTATATGATGGGCGAGAGCTCGGTCACTTTCGGCCTGCGTCAGCCCTTCGCTGCCGGCGGCCTGAACGGCCACAGCACCTATGCCAATTCGGCCTATGATCTCAGTCCCGCGCACCCGCAGGCTTTCAACCTTGCCAGCATCTATCCGGGTGGCTTCACGCCGGAGTTTGCGGGCGATCTCGAAGATTTCAGCTCCGTGGTCGGCGTGCGCGATCAGGTCGGCCGGTTGAGCTGGGACCTGTCGGCGCGGTACGGCAACAACACCGTCGATTATCTGATCACCGGCACGATCAACGCCTCGATGGGCGTCAATTCGCCGACCGCGTTCAAGCCGGGCTCGTTGACCCAGCGCGAACTGCAGTTCGACGGCGAAATGTCCTATGAACTGACCGACGAAGTGCTCGTCTTCGCCGGCGTCAGCCATCGCAAGGAAACCTATGTCATCGGCCAGGGCGACCAGGCCAGCTACACCACCGGCCCCCTGCGGGACCTGCCGGCCGGCTCGAACGGCTTCCAGGGCTTCTCCCCGGAATTCGCCGGCAGCTTTGACTCGTCGAGCTACGCCGTGTTCGCCGAAGTCGATGCCGACATCACGCCCTGGTGGAACCTGTCGGTCGCCGGCCGCTACGAAGATTACGACCAGTTCGGTACGAACTTCAGCTACAAGGCCGCCACCCGTTTCGAGCTGAGCGATGCCTTCGCTCTGCGCGGCTCGGTCAGCACCGGCTTCCGCGCTCCGGCGGCCGGCCAGGTGTTCGGAACCAGCCTCACCTCGCAGCTCGACGGCAGGGGCGGCTTCATTCTTGATGCCGTGCTGGTTCCGGGTTCGCCCGCGGCCCAGGTGTTCGGCTCGCAGCCCCTGACGCCGGAAACCTCGTTCAACATGTCGGCCGGCGTCGTCTTCACCGGCATCGATCGGTTCCTCACGACGCTCGATTTCTATCAGATCGACGTCGACGATCGCCTCCTGCTGACGCCTTCGCGGAACACCACTGCAGCCGAGCGCGCGGCGCTGGCGGCCATCGGATTCCCGAACGGGGCAGACATTGAGCAAGTCCGCTACTTCCAGAACGAGATGAACACCCGCGTCCGCGGCTTCGATCTCGTCAGCACCTATCGCCAGCCCTGGTCGGACAATGCCTCGACCGACTTCAGCCTCGCGGTGAACTATAACGAACAGCATTTGCGCGGTGCGCCGCCGGTAGGCTTCAGCCCGGCCATCGTCACCGAGTTCGAGCGGGGCACGCCGCGCTGGCGCGGCAACTTCTCGACGACGACCAGGGTCGGCGATTTCTCGCTCATGGGTCGCGCTACGCACTATGGCGCGTGGCGGCGTCTGGATGGCGCCGCCTTCCTGCCGCGCAAGGCCGTAACCTTGTTCGACGCGGAAGTGACGTATTCCGGCATCGAGAATGTCGATCTGAGCATCGGCGCGCGCAACCTGTTCAACATCTTCCCGCCCGATCGCGGTGCTGCGCGCGCACGTGCCGGCCTGATCTACGACAACCACAGCGTGTTCGGGGTTGCCGGCGGCTTCTACTATGTAAACGCCAAGATGACGTTCTGATCTCGACTATCCGGTAACGGCGCACATTTCCGGTGGGCACTTCGGCGAAGGCATAGCGAATATGCCAATGCCGTAGCCCATCGGAAATTTGTGTTTTATATGTCGGGCGTAGCGGATTGGACGGCCCGTTCCCGAGCCTCAGCCCGATCCGCCGCCGCCGTACGATCTTCGAACAAGACAAGGGATGAAGCGATGCCGCCCAGGAGTGGAGACGAGCCGGGCGTTCCGGGTGCCATGCACAGCGGCAAGCGCCCACGCTCCGAAGGCTTCCATCTCGGCAAGCGGCTGCGCGAGCTGCGCCGCGAGCGCAGCATGACGCTCGAGGACGCAGGACGGTTGACCGGGCTCGCGGCCTCGACCCTGTCGAAGATCGAAAACGACCAGATGTCCCCCACCTTCGACGTGGTCCAAAAGCTGGCCGCGGGCTTCGGCATCGACATCACCGAGCTGTTCGCGACCAAATCCGGCCAGGACACGCCCGGGCTGCGGAGCGTGACGCTGGAC
This portion of the Sphingomonas sp. LY54 genome encodes:
- a CDS encoding TonB-dependent receptor; amino-acid sequence: MSKFVSRLLLSSAIGFAIAPAAQAQTAPPEAEGATTDESGEGIVVIGSRRKDRSITDSSVAIDVISPEEITTTGYTDMNDALRTLVPAFNVQRLQGNDGSSFVRPVTLRGSPADHVLLLMNGKRRHRASIVQIGTGHASTSGSQGQDFNVIPPIAFSNVEVLRDGASAQYGSDAIAGVVNLELKKQKSGGSIMAQAGEYYSTGGRTYDIQGHLAVPVGENAYFNIAAQYTDQAKAFAKKARHAGAEALKAAGVPGVPAHPEGNLDPRYMAFKSVWNAGVELGEEIELYTFGNYMMGESSVTFGLRQPFAAGGLNGHSTYANSAYDLSPAHPQAFNLASIYPGGFTPEFAGDLEDFSSVVGVRDQVGRLSWDLSARYGNNTVDYLITGTINASMGVNSPTAFKPGSLTQRELQFDGEMSYELTDEVLVFAGVSHRKETYVIGQGDQASYTTGPLRDLPAGSNGFQGFSPEFAGSFDSSSYAVFAEVDADITPWWNLSVAGRYEDYDQFGTNFSYKAATRFELSDAFALRGSVSTGFRAPAAGQVFGTSLTSQLDGRGGFILDAVLVPGSPAAQVFGSQPLTPETSFNMSAGVVFTGIDRFLTTLDFYQIDVDDRLLLTPSRNTTAAERAALAAIGFPNGADIEQVRYFQNEMNTRVRGFDLVSTYRQPWSDNASTDFSLAVNYNEQHLRGAPPVGFSPAIVTEFERGTPRWRGNFSTTTRVGDFSLMGRATHYGAWRRLDGAAFLPRKAVTLFDAEVTYSGIENVDLSIGARNLFNIFPPDRGAARARAGLIYDNHSVFGVAGGFYYVNAKMTF
- a CDS encoding XRE family transcriptional regulator, which codes for MPPRSGDEPGVPGAMHSGKRPRSEGFHLGKRLRELRRERSMTLEDAGRLTGLAASTLSKIENDQMSPTFDVVQKLAAGFGIDITELFATKSGQDTPGLRSVTLDGTGRLMETEVYSHRLIASELKNKKILPFVTTIKARKLEDFKNWSQHSGEEFLYVLEGEICFQTEHYEPVILGVGDSIYINSSMEHACYSTSEEDAVVLWVNTG